From Dehalococcoidales bacterium, a single genomic window includes:
- the folK gene encoding 2-amino-4-hydroxy-6-hydroxymethyldihydropteridine diphosphokinase, producing MNETVTVYFSLGSNLGNRQENLDRALKLLSERMRMGKVSGIYDTEPIGPVSQPRFLNLACEAFTRLTPEGLLALVKGIELKMGRYSRSGEPRIIDIDILLYGDKEVNTKDLVIPHPSMAERSFVLIPLAEIAPDVEHPVLKKKIRELNKAIKEVQGVMKLEG from the coding sequence GTGAATGAAACTGTAACGGTTTACTTTTCTTTAGGCTCCAATCTGGGCAACCGGCAGGAAAACCTGGACCGCGCCCTGAAGCTGCTTTCCGAGCGCATGAGGATGGGCAAGGTCTCCGGCATTTACGATACCGAGCCTATCGGCCCCGTCAGCCAGCCGCGCTTTTTGAACCTCGCCTGCGAGGCGTTCACCCGCCTGACCCCGGAGGGCCTGCTGGCTTTAGTGAAGGGCATCGAGCTCAAGATGGGGCGGTATAGTCGCTCCGGCGAGCCGCGCATCATCGACATCGACATCCTGCTCTACGGGGATAAGGAGGTCAATACCAAAGACCTGGTGATTCCCCACCCGAGCATGGCGGAGCGCTCCTTCGTGCTCATTCCGCTGGCGGAAATAGCCCCGGACGTGGAGCACCCGGTGCTGAAGAAGAAAATCAGGGAGCTGAACAAGGCCATTAAAGAGGTTCAAGGGGTGATGAAGCTGGAGGGGTGA
- a CDS encoding NUDIX hydrolase — translation MLHNKQEPAAEQLLAREYVFKGRLLTLRIDTVLTADGHQSTREIIEHGDCIGVIPVDAANNVLLVNQYRTPVGKNLLEIPAGGIDEGEDADTAVVREMQEETGFKPGKVTRLGGFYLSPGFSTEYMHLYLAEDLTPSQLHAEDTAGIELVRVPAAAIPALLTSGKIEDGKSLAGLLYWLKFTVDS, via the coding sequence ATGCTGCATAATAAACAAGAGCCCGCCGCCGAGCAGTTGCTGGCCCGCGAGTACGTTTTCAAGGGGCGACTGCTGACCCTGCGCATCGATACGGTACTCACCGCCGATGGGCACCAGAGCACCCGGGAAATCATCGAACATGGCGACTGCATCGGCGTCATACCCGTGGACGCGGCTAACAACGTCCTGCTGGTCAACCAGTACCGCACGCCGGTGGGGAAAAATCTTTTGGAGATACCGGCCGGGGGCATCGATGAGGGAGAGGACGCGGACACGGCGGTGGTCCGGGAAATGCAGGAAGAGACCGGCTTCAAGCCCGGTAAAGTGACGCGGCTGGGCGGTTTTTATCTTTCGCCGGGCTTCAGCACGGAGTACATGCACCTCTACCTGGCCGAGGATTTAACCCCCTCCCAACTCCACGCCGAGGACACGGCGGGCATCGAGCTGGTGCGCGTGCCGGCGGCGGCAATACCGGCGCTGCTGACCTCCGGCAAAATAGAGGACGGCAAGAGCCTGGCCGGGCTGCTTTACTGGCTGAAGTTTACAGTTGATAGTTAA
- a CDS encoding cyclase family protein, producing MAKTYQYYDISLPLNQMVRVLPDMKLPPNLKPPPSNPPSSVYRIQDVNKGDPVTMARLELISHDGTHIDAPLHFIPGGTTIDAMPIETANGPCRVIEIKDEKDITIKEIEPYNIKAGERILFKTKNSPHVYDVRQYTGPYVAITPATADYLVAKKIRIVGLDYLTIGHMDPPDDINKVHRAFLGNGIYILEAINLDGVPAGEYELMCLPLRIENGDAGPCRVILRK from the coding sequence ATGGCTAAAACATACCAGTATTATGATATTTCCCTGCCTTTAAACCAAATGGTCCGTGTCCTGCCCGATATGAAGCTCCCACCGAACCTGAAGCCCCCGCCGTCGAATCCCCCCTCCTCCGTCTACCGCATCCAGGATGTGAATAAGGGCGACCCGGTCACCATGGCCCGCCTTGAGTTGATTTCCCATGACGGTACGCACATCGACGCTCCGCTCCACTTTATCCCCGGCGGCACGACCATAGACGCGATGCCTATCGAGACGGCCAATGGCCCTTGTCGCGTTATCGAGATTAAAGACGAAAAGGATATTACGATTAAGGAGATTGAGCCTTATAATATCAAAGCCGGCGAACGTATTCTTTTCAAGACGAAGAACTCGCCCCACGTTTATGACGTCCGCCAGTACACCGGCCCTTACGTCGCTATTACGCCGGCAACAGCCGATTACCTCGTGGCGAAAAAGATAAGGATAGTAGGATTGGATTACCTGACTATCGGGCACATGGACCCGCCGGATGACATCAATAAAGTCCACCGGGCGTTCCTGGGCAACGGCATCTATATTTTAGAGGCTATTAACCTGGACGGCGTGCCGGCCGGTGAGTATGAGCTTATGTGCCTGCCGCTCCGCATAGAAAACGGCGACGCCGGCCCCTGCCGCGTTATCCTGAGAAAATAA
- the queD gene encoding 6-carboxytetrahydropterin synthase QueD, with the protein MYEITVEKHFDAAHYLRDYKGKCENLHGHRYTVRVKVAADKLNEIGLAYDFTDLKAHLNQILDRYDHTCLNDVPPYDKINPSSENIAATIYKELKGKLEKEPITLTAVEAWETPEQGVTYTP; encoded by the coding sequence ATGTACGAAATCACCGTGGAAAAACACTTTGACGCCGCCCACTATTTACGCGACTACAAGGGTAAGTGCGAGAACCTGCACGGCCACCGCTATACGGTACGCGTGAAGGTGGCGGCGGACAAGCTGAACGAGATAGGCCTGGCCTATGATTTTACGGATTTAAAGGCGCATTTGAACCAGATTCTGGACCGCTACGACCACACCTGCCTCAATGACGTCCCCCCGTATGATAAAATCAACCCCTCCTCCGAGAACATAGCGGCGACGATATATAAGGAGCTTAAGGGGAAGCTGGAGAAAGAGCCTATCACCCTGACGGCGGTGGAGGCGTGGGAAACGCCGGAGCAGGGGGTTACCTATACCCCTTAA
- a CDS encoding cyclase family protein, with translation MAKTYRYFDVTLPLGKDIPCLPIGTPENPAVPIPVVERFQDVEKGDRVTQSRIAMISHDGTHIDAPLHFIPGGTTIDAMPYDTTIGPCRVLEIKDEKFVKVEELEPYKIKAGERILFKTRNSPGVYDVWWYTGPFVTVSPEAARYLAERKIRLVGIDYLTIAGNDPPENIGTVHEAFLRNGIFIIEGLNLAGIEPGDYEIICLPLRLAKGDAGPCRVLLRK, from the coding sequence GTGGCTAAAACGTACCGGTATTTCGACGTTACCCTGCCCCTCGGTAAAGACATTCCCTGCCTGCCCATCGGCACGCCGGAAAATCCCGCCGTCCCCATCCCCGTGGTCGAGCGTTTCCAGGACGTGGAGAAGGGGGATAGAGTCACCCAGTCCCGCATCGCCATGATTTCCCATGACGGCACGCACATCGATGCCCCGCTGCACTTTATCCCCGGCGGCACGACCATCGACGCCATGCCATACGATACCACCATCGGTCCCTGCCGCGTGCTGGAAATCAAGGACGAGAAATTCGTGAAGGTGGAGGAGCTGGAGCCTTATAAAATCAAGGCCGGGGAGCGCATCCTGTTCAAGACCAGGAACTCGCCGGGGGTCTATGACGTGTGGTGGTACACCGGCCCGTTTGTCACCGTCTCCCCGGAAGCCGCCAGGTATTTAGCGGAGAGAAAGATACGGCTGGTGGGCATCGACTACCTCACGATTGCCGGCAACGACCCGCCGGAAAACATCGGCACCGTGCATGAGGCGTTTTTACGCAACGGCATTTTCATCATCGAGGGGCTGAACCTGGCGGGCATCGAGCCGGGCGACTACGAGATTATCTGCCTGCCGCTGCGCCTGGCCAAAGGCGACGCCGGCCCCTGCCGGGTGCTGTTGAGGAAGTAG
- the folP gene encoding dihydropteroate synthase: MKNTLAPTRCRDTEFRWGEKTYVMGIVNLSPDSFSGDGIGEDLERAAAQARRMVDEGADIIDVGGESTRPGTRPLSIEDVENEIKLVVPVIARLAKEIKVPISVDTYKARVAERALEAGANMINDIWGLKKDPALARLAARAKVPIILMANERDAPPKAGIVARVMADLEGGINIALEAGVPAQDIIVDPGCGFGKTLEQNLELVNRLSELKALGKPILLGTSRKSMIGLVLDAPADQRLEGNLAVTAIGIANGADMVRVHDVKQTALVCRMSDAIIRRGAIGE; the protein is encoded by the coding sequence ATGAAAAACACTTTAGCGCCCACCCGCTGCCGCGATACGGAGTTCCGCTGGGGAGAAAAGACCTACGTGATGGGTATCGTGAACCTGTCACCGGACTCTTTTTCCGGCGACGGCATCGGCGAAGATTTGGAGCGGGCGGCGGCGCAGGCGCGGCGCATGGTGGACGAGGGGGCGGACATTATCGACGTGGGGGGGGAATCGACGCGCCCCGGCACCAGGCCCCTATCTATAGAGGACGTGGAGAATGAGATAAAGCTGGTGGTCCCGGTCATCGCGCGACTGGCTAAAGAAATCAAGGTACCCATCAGCGTGGATACCTATAAGGCCCGCGTGGCGGAACGCGCCCTGGAGGCCGGGGCCAACATGATTAACGATATCTGGGGCCTGAAGAAAGACCCCGCCCTGGCCCGGCTGGCCGCACGGGCTAAAGTGCCTATCATCCTCATGGCTAACGAGCGGGACGCCCCGCCTAAAGCGGGCATCGTGGCCAGAGTGATGGCGGACCTGGAGGGGGGCATCAATATCGCCCTGGAGGCCGGTGTCCCGGCGCAGGATATCATCGTCGACCCGGGCTGCGGGTTCGGCAAGACTTTAGAGCAAAACCTGGAGCTGGTCAACCGCCTCAGCGAGCTTAAAGCGCTGGGCAAGCCCATTTTGCTGGGCACATCGCGCAAGAGCATGATAGGCTTGGTGCTGGACGCGCCCGCGGACCAACGCCTGGAGGGCAACCTGGCGGTGACGGCTATCGGCATCGCCAACGGGGCGGATATGGTGCGGGTGCATGACGTCAAACAGACGGCGCTGGTCTGCCGCATGAGTGATGCTATCATCAGAAGGGGGGCTATCGGTGAATGA
- a CDS encoding type II toxin-antitoxin system HicB family antitoxin, with amino-acid sequence MKTREKYQNNIEYFMKLPYSLLLHQIEDEGKQYWIAEIPELPGCKSHGETIGEAVASIEEAKKDWVLDSLEDGEEIPTPIEREKFSGRTLLRMSRSLHRALSLIAETEKLSLNQLIVTILAKEVGRLGVLNRVEEKLDSLLVKLEKNMEQTEQTLILSSATQCRLCENAYHQYSREALTSTGLQRRHMHISGANVHIGAAIPAFTGTTPNLGNTWGYNAVDLENTSIFEFFPPDSIETINDTNIVTVAEK; translated from the coding sequence TTGAAAACTAGAGAGAAATACCAAAATAATATTGAATATTTCATGAAATTACCCTACTCATTACTTTTACACCAAATCGAGGACGAAGGAAAACAATATTGGATAGCGGAAATTCCTGAGCTTCCTGGTTGTAAGTCACATGGAGAAACAATAGGAGAAGCTGTCGCGAGCATAGAAGAAGCAAAAAAAGACTGGGTACTAGATAGCTTAGAAGATGGCGAGGAAATTCCTACACCAATAGAAAGGGAGAAATTCAGCGGCCGTACTTTGTTACGCATGTCACGTTCTCTACATCGAGCTTTATCACTAATAGCAGAAACCGAAAAATTAAGCTTAAACCAGCTAATAGTAACAATTTTAGCCAAAGAAGTTGGGCGTTTAGGTGTTCTAAATAGGGTTGAGGAAAAACTAGATAGTTTACTAGTAAAATTGGAGAAAAACATGGAACAGACAGAGCAAACGTTGATACTAAGCTCCGCTACACAATGTCGGTTGTGTGAAAATGCATATCATCAATATTCTAGAGAAGCTCTTACCAGTACCGGTCTACAAAGACGACACATGCATATAAGTGGAGCAAACGTTCATATTGGTGCTGCTATACCAGCTTTCACCGGTACTACTCCTAATTTGGGGAATACTTGGGGGTACAATGCTGTAGACCTTGAAAATACTAGCATTTTTGAGTTTTTTCCCCCGGATTCAATAGAAACAATAAACGACACTAATATTGTAACTGTGGCAGAAAAATAA
- a CDS encoding N-acetyltransferase: MIQVEKAKISDVPQMHKLINGFADRGQMLARPLSEIYESIRDFFVIRDGGKIVGCAALHVSWSDLAEIRSVAVAEVNQKKGLGATLVNACLKEAAELGIKTVFCFTYQPEFFKHQKFADVDKMELPRKVWTDCFRCPKFPNCDEIALIYHAA, translated from the coding sequence GTGATTCAGGTAGAAAAAGCTAAAATCTCGGACGTGCCGCAGATGCACAAGCTGATTAACGGCTTCGCCGATAGGGGCCAGATGCTGGCGCGCCCGCTGAGTGAAATATACGAAAGCATTCGCGACTTTTTTGTTATCCGGGACGGGGGGAAAATAGTCGGCTGCGCCGCCTTGCACGTAAGCTGGTCGGACCTGGCGGAAATAAGGTCGGTGGCGGTGGCGGAGGTCAACCAGAAAAAGGGGCTGGGCGCCACGCTGGTGAACGCCTGCCTCAAGGAAGCGGCGGAGCTGGGCATCAAGACGGTGTTCTGCTTTACCTATCAGCCGGAGTTCTTCAAGCACCAGAAATTCGCTGATGTGGATAAAATGGAGCTGCCGCGGAAGGTCTGGACGGACTGTTTCCGCTGTCCCAAGTTCCCCAACTGCGATGAAATCGCGCTGATTTATCATGCTGCATAA
- a CDS encoding lactate utilization protein B codes for MKKSSEFKDYKKEIMDAAHNDRLRLALSRAVKSFRGNVKNALEKFPHTIPLADEVRTIKEKAIPDMEKLTRQAIAAIEENKGKGYIARTTEEALQIIGDLVGTKKLIVKGKSMTSEEIGLREYLEETGNEVYETDLGEFIIQKLGDRPMHILSPSIHVPREDVARLFSKIMGQEIAPDAEIADMVAAAREYLRDKFFRADIGISGANVVAAETGTLFIIENEGNIRLATSAPPVHIALVGMEKLVPTLNDAYKVSEVTWRYANYTIPSYVSMVSGPSKTGDIEKVTTYGAHGPKEFHVIFLDGGRTRLAKYPRLRQALYCLRCGGCLYECPVFAVTAGHFGDKYFTGIGAVWAAIVNEDKEKAASLAYTCLTCGRCRQRCPVKIDVPEMVLELRKMLAEGE; via the coding sequence ATGAAAAAATCATCCGAATTTAAAGACTACAAAAAAGAAATCATGGACGCGGCGCATAACGACCGGCTGCGGCTGGCTTTATCCCGCGCCGTCAAGAGCTTCCGGGGCAACGTGAAAAACGCCCTGGAGAAATTCCCCCATACCATCCCCCTGGCGGACGAAGTCCGGACAATCAAGGAAAAAGCCATCCCGGACATGGAAAAACTCACCCGCCAGGCCATCGCCGCCATAGAGGAGAACAAAGGTAAAGGGTATATCGCCCGGACGACGGAAGAAGCCCTGCAAATTATCGGCGACCTTGTAGGCACCAAAAAGCTCATCGTCAAGGGCAAGAGCATGACCAGCGAGGAAATCGGCCTGCGCGAATACCTGGAGGAAACCGGCAACGAGGTGTACGAGACCGACCTCGGCGAGTTTATTATTCAAAAGCTGGGCGACCGCCCGATGCACATACTATCGCCGTCCATCCACGTTCCCCGCGAGGACGTGGCGCGGCTTTTCTCCAAGATTATGGGGCAGGAAATAGCCCCGGACGCGGAGATAGCGGACATGGTGGCCGCCGCCCGCGAGTACCTGCGGGACAAGTTCTTCCGCGCGGACATCGGCATCAGCGGGGCCAACGTGGTCGCCGCGGAGACCGGCACCCTTTTCATTATCGAGAACGAGGGCAATATCCGCCTGGCTACCAGCGCCCCGCCCGTCCACATCGCCCTGGTGGGCATGGAAAAGCTCGTCCCCACCCTCAACGACGCCTATAAAGTCAGCGAGGTCACCTGGCGCTACGCCAACTACACCATCCCCTCCTATGTCAGCATGGTATCCGGTCCCAGCAAGACCGGCGATATCGAGAAAGTTACCACCTACGGCGCTCACGGCCCCAAGGAGTTCCATGTCATCTTCCTGGACGGGGGCCGGACGCGACTGGCCAAGTACCCCAGGCTGCGCCAGGCGCTTTACTGTCTGCGCTGCGGCGGCTGCCTTTACGAGTGCCCCGTCTTCGCGGTGACGGCCGGGCACTTCGGCGACAAGTATTTTACCGGCATCGGCGCGGTGTGGGCGGCTATCGTCAACGAGGATAAAGAGAAGGCGGCTTCCCTGGCCTACACCTGCCTCACCTGCGGGCGCTGCCGCCAGCGCTGCCCGGTAAAGATAGACGTGCCGGAAATGGTGCTCGAACTGCGCAAGATGCTGGCCGAGGGCGAATAG
- a CDS encoding Fe-S-containing hydro-lyase, translating into MNLPLTEKTIAGLKAGDNLLLSGVLYTARDAAHKKMIESLDKGEPLPFDIKGQTLYYMGPSPAPPGRVIGSAGPTTSARMDAYTPRLLAEGLKGMIGKGVRSQAVKDALKKHKAVYLAAVGGTGALISRTIVKAEAVAYPELGPEAVLRLEVKDFPATVINDVHGGDLYVTGKKQYSLPGK; encoded by the coding sequence ATCAACCTTCCCTTAACGGAAAAAACCATCGCCGGACTCAAAGCCGGGGACAACCTGCTGCTTTCCGGCGTGCTTTACACAGCGCGGGACGCGGCGCATAAAAAGATGATAGAGTCGCTGGACAAAGGAGAGCCTTTGCCCTTCGATATCAAGGGACAGACGCTCTACTACATGGGGCCGTCCCCCGCCCCGCCCGGCAGAGTTATAGGGTCGGCCGGGCCTACTACCAGCGCCCGGATGGACGCCTACACGCCCCGTCTCCTGGCCGAAGGGCTAAAGGGGATGATAGGGAAGGGGGTGCGCTCTCAAGCGGTCAAAGACGCCCTGAAAAAGCATAAAGCGGTGTACCTGGCGGCGGTGGGGGGCACGGGCGCGCTCATTTCCAGGACCATCGTGAAAGCGGAGGCGGTGGCCTACCCGGAGCTGGGGCCGGAAGCCGTGCTGCGGCTGGAGGTTAAAGATTTCCCCGCCACCGTCATCAATGACGTCCACGGCGGCGACTTGTACGTAACGGGGAAAAAGCAGTATAGTTTGCCTGGTAAGTAA
- a CDS encoding NAD(+)/NADH kinase, with amino-acid sequence MSINKVGILYHPKVEITRAKARELEAFLKTQGVAVWQCSAWETEEACDLLNGTELVLTVGGDGTILRAAQVVLASRTPITGINQGKLGFMTELDAGEALQKLPEILRGGGWLDERAMLQAEVKSAGQDAVVFHALNDVVVGRGEIARLIRVDITIDGQAMPTYKTDAVIAATATGSTGYALAAGGPILYPASLDFLLLPVAPHLSPAYPLVLSGEAEVVLRLNTYHNATLSVDGHINMTLANGDTVVIRRSRHFTRFRRLRPEASFYGSLEDKLKGKQGDSGRKS; translated from the coding sequence ATGTCTATTAATAAAGTCGGCATACTGTACCATCCCAAGGTTGAAATAACCCGCGCCAAAGCCCGGGAGCTGGAAGCGTTCCTCAAGACCCAGGGGGTAGCCGTGTGGCAGTGCTCCGCCTGGGAGACGGAGGAGGCCTGCGACCTTCTAAACGGTACCGAGCTGGTGTTAACGGTAGGCGGTGACGGCACGATTCTGCGGGCGGCGCAGGTGGTGCTGGCCAGCCGGACGCCCATCACCGGTATCAACCAGGGGAAGCTCGGCTTTATGACCGAGCTGGACGCCGGCGAAGCGCTGCAAAAGCTGCCGGAAATTTTACGGGGCGGCGGCTGGCTGGACGAGCGGGCTATGCTCCAGGCGGAGGTAAAGTCCGCCGGGCAGGACGCGGTGGTCTTTCACGCCCTGAACGATGTGGTGGTGGGGCGGGGCGAGATAGCCAGGCTGATAAGGGTGGATATAACTATCGACGGGCAGGCGATGCCCACCTATAAAACGGACGCGGTTATCGCGGCCACGGCCACGGGCAGCACCGGCTACGCGCTGGCGGCCGGAGGCCCAATTTTATACCCCGCCTCCTTGGACTTTCTGCTGCTGCCGGTGGCGCCGCACCTGAGTCCTGCCTACCCGCTGGTGCTTTCCGGCGAGGCGGAGGTAGTGCTGCGTTTGAATACCTACCACAATGCCACCCTGAGCGTGGACGGGCATATCAATATGACCCTGGCTAACGGGGATACCGTTGTCATCCGGCGCAGCCGGCACTTCACCCGTTTCCGGCGACTCCGCCCGGAAGCATCGTTTTATGGCTCGCTGGAAGATAAATTGAAAGGAAAACAAGGTGATTCAGGTAGAAAAAGCTAA
- a CDS encoding fumarate hydratase, which yields MRVINAADITGAVADLFRQANYELGEDVLAALEKARREEESPAGREALNAILENARAASADKIPLCQDCGAAVVFLEIGQDVHVAGGDLAAAINEGVRQAYQEGYLRKSMVDRPFSDRKNTGDNTPAVIHTDIVPGDKLKITVLPKGGGAENMARLGMLLPAAGRKGVVDFVVNAVSEAWSNPCPPIIIGVGIGGTAEKAMLLAKHALVRKVGEPGPDKENADLEREILHKVNDLGIGPMGYGGRVTALAVHVESFPAHLTALPVAVNLQCHSARHREIVL from the coding sequence ATGCGTGTAATCAATGCCGCGGATATTACCGGGGCCGTTGCCGATCTCTTCAGGCAGGCCAACTACGAGCTGGGCGAGGATGTCCTGGCCGCGCTGGAAAAGGCGCGCCGCGAGGAAGAGTCCCCGGCCGGACGCGAGGCTTTGAACGCCATCCTGGAGAACGCCCGCGCAGCTTCCGCAGATAAAATCCCGCTCTGTCAGGACTGCGGCGCCGCCGTGGTCTTCCTGGAGATAGGGCAGGACGTCCATGTAGCGGGCGGCGACCTTGCTGCCGCCATTAATGAAGGCGTGCGGCAGGCTTACCAGGAAGGCTACCTCCGGAAGTCGATGGTCGACCGCCCCTTTTCCGACCGTAAGAATACCGGGGATAACACCCCCGCCGTCATCCATACGGATATCGTCCCCGGCGATAAGCTCAAGATTACCGTGCTGCCCAAGGGCGGCGGCGCGGAAAATATGGCCAGGCTTGGTATGCTGCTGCCGGCTGCCGGCAGAAAGGGCGTGGTAGACTTTGTGGTCAACGCCGTGAGCGAGGCGTGGAGCAACCCCTGTCCCCCCATAATCATCGGTGTTGGCATCGGCGGCACGGCGGAAAAAGCCATGCTGCTGGCCAAGCACGCCCTGGTGAGAAAAGTAGGGGAACCCGGCCCCGATAAAGAAAACGCCGATCTCGAACGGGAGATTTTGCATAAAGTGAATGACCTGGGCATCGGCCCGATGGGTTACGGCGGACGGGTTACCGCCCTCGCCGTGCATGTGGAGAGCTTTCCCGCCCACCTTACCGCCCTGCCCGTGGCGGTTAATTTACAGTGCCATTCCGCAAGGCACCGGGAGATAGTGCTGTGA
- a CDS encoding (Fe-S)-binding protein: protein MDADLVPPGLTYLADNITTRQNILGVSKEQGARWAQKLNLPARADTLFFAGCGYQYSAQLEVLMSLARGTDKSVIGSELPMRFARFQKKLGLNLPGIYSNALSRGGEAEVKPLEAAVKVLRKMGIQPGYLAENEPCCGAPLHHAGLETKFAENARRAYGTLKNAEAKRVISIVPYCTHALQKLFPQYVDGYNIEVRHFLEIVAEKISLFKLKYPRKVRVTYHDPCQLVRYLSLVEEPRRILRAIEGVELVETDWTKGEWATCCGGGGGFETVFPALSEVLAVNRVTELMETKPDIIVTHCPGCIMQLKDGLRQLKVEGVEVLDLSQVVAAAMEL, encoded by the coding sequence ATGGATGCAGACTTGGTCCCCCCCGGCCTTACCTACCTGGCGGACAACATTACCACCCGGCAGAATATCCTGGGCGTGAGCAAGGAGCAGGGCGCGCGCTGGGCGCAAAAGCTCAACCTCCCCGCCCGGGCGGATACGCTGTTCTTCGCCGGCTGCGGCTACCAGTATTCCGCCCAGCTGGAGGTATTGATGTCCCTGGCCCGGGGCACGGACAAAAGCGTCATAGGGTCGGAGCTGCCGATGCGCTTCGCCAGATTTCAGAAAAAGCTGGGGCTGAACCTGCCCGGCATCTACAGCAACGCCCTGTCCCGCGGCGGCGAGGCGGAGGTCAAGCCGCTGGAGGCCGCGGTGAAAGTACTGCGCAAGATGGGCATCCAGCCCGGCTACCTGGCGGAAAACGAGCCCTGCTGCGGCGCGCCGCTGCACCATGCCGGACTGGAAACCAAGTTCGCGGAAAACGCCCGCCGCGCTTACGGCACGCTGAAAAACGCGGAAGCCAAAAGAGTAATCAGCATCGTGCCGTACTGCACACACGCGCTGCAAAAGCTTTTCCCGCAGTACGTGGACGGCTACAATATAGAGGTCAGGCACTTCCTGGAAATAGTCGCCGAAAAAATATCGCTTTTCAAGCTGAAGTATCCCCGCAAGGTGCGGGTGACCTACCACGACCCCTGCCAGCTGGTGCGCTATTTGAGCCTGGTGGAGGAGCCGCGCCGCATCCTCAGAGCTATCGAGGGGGTGGAGCTGGTAGAGACGGACTGGACTAAAGGCGAGTGGGCCACCTGCTGCGGGGGAGGGGGCGGCTTCGAGACCGTTTTCCCGGCGCTGAGCGAGGTGCTGGCGGTCAACCGCGTTACCGAGCTGATGGAGACCAAACCGGACATTATCGTGACGCACTGCCCCGGCTGCATCATGCAGCTCAAGGACGGGCTGCGCCAGCTTAAGGTGGAGGGCGTGGAGGTGCTGGACCTGTCACAGGTAGTGGCGGCGGCCATGGAACTATGA
- a CDS encoding HNH endonuclease has product MLNHPVLVLNQSYEPLTVCRARRAVVLIYQGKAEMIENGMGSIHSLNATFELPSVIRVCQHVKRPYRQRKMTRYEIFNRDKYTCQYCSQQSRHLTLDHVIPRYRGGQHTWENVVSACVECNRRKAGRTPKEANMKLIKTPGPPSGNHLFNIPYHYLSQRDEWRKYLYQ; this is encoded by the coding sequence ATGTTAAACCATCCGGTTTTAGTTCTCAACCAGAGCTATGAGCCGCTGACCGTCTGCCGTGCCCGCCGCGCCGTCGTCCTTATCTACCAGGGCAAGGCGGAGATGATAGAAAACGGCATGGGCAGCATCCACTCCCTTAACGCCACTTTTGAGCTGCCCTCCGTCATCCGCGTCTGTCAGCACGTCAAGCGGCCATACCGGCAGCGCAAAATGACCCGCTATGAAATTTTCAACCGGGACAAGTACACCTGCCAGTACTGCAGCCAGCAGAGTCGGCACCTGACTTTGGACCACGTGATACCGCGCTACCGGGGCGGTCAGCACACCTGGGAAAACGTGGTCAGCGCCTGCGTGGAATGCAACCGGCGCAAAGCGGGGCGCACCCCTAAAGAAGCCAATATGAAGCTTATCAAAACGCCCGGCCCGCCGTCAGGCAATCACCTGTTCAACATCCCTTACCACTACCTCTCCCAGCGGGACGAGTGGCGCAAATATCTGTATCAATAG